TGTGACAGATACCAATACTCTATATATAGGCAGCAGGCATAATGCTGTAAATCATAGTATTACTGCAATAGAACATGGATTTAATTACACAGTAGTAGGAGCCCCAATTATTATAGCTGATGGCCTGAAAAGCCAGAATATAACTAATGTAGAAATAAATAAAAAGCAGTTTAAAACTGTAAAAATAGCAAGTGATATAGTTAATGCTGACAGTATGATTGTTTTATCACATTTTAAAGGTCATCCGTTAGCTGGTTTTGGCGGTGCGGTGAAAAATCTTGCAATGGGTTGCGCAACATTTCAAGGAAAAAGAGACCAACATTCCCCAAGACCTGTTATTATGGAAGAAACCTGTGTAGGCTGCGGAAGATGCATCACAATTTGTCCAGGTAAAGCCATATCATTAGAGAATCAAAAAGCTAAAATTGATCAGGAGCTTTGTGAAGGCTGCTGTGAATGTATAACTTTATGCTTATCACGTGCAATAGAAATAGACTGGGCGACAGAAATCGTGCCATTTATGGAAAAAATGACAGAATATGCT
Above is a genomic segment from Candidatus Melainabacteria bacterium RIFOXYA2_FULL_32_9 containing:
- a CDS encoding 4Fe-4S ferredoxin, translating into MSKVYFVNLRARSEKESKINKIQKLFDKAGFKDFISKNDLTAIKVHFGEKGNDGYINPVFVRQVVDKVKNAGGNPFVTDTNTLYIGSRHNAVNHSITAIEHGFNYTVVGAPIIIADGLKSQNITNVEINKKQFKTVKIASDIVNADSMIVLSHFKGHPLAGFGGAVKNLAMGCATFQGKRDQHSPRPVIMEETCVGCGRCITICPGKAISLENQKAKIDQELCEGCCECITLCLSRAIEIDWATEIVPFMEKMTEYAYGAVKGKENKIGYINFLMNITPDCDCFPFSDAAIVPDIGILAST